CAATGTGCATTCCTCCTTCCAATCTGTAACCTATCAGTTTAGCAGTATCATGGTGGTTTACGTGGACTATAGATTCAATATCAAGAAAAAGTAGCAATCTGATTCATGTAACAATGTACCTTGTTTCCAAGATAACCCATCAATTCCCTACTCACACAAGAAACTTTCATATTGCGTACATCATCCCTCAGGTTGCTCCTCACCCATATCGTGAGAAATATCCCAACCATTAGCTTACTTGCAATAAGGCAGTACCTTGAGTACCCAGATAGTCTCTCCCTATCCTCCATGGATGTGGAACCACCATAGGACATTGGTGAGAACATGGTACCCGGGGGATCCTAGGTGCATTCTCATCATCAGACGAACTCCATATGAAATTGGGATTATAATCACTCGGCCTGACAAAAAATAACCCTATCACAAACACTGAATCGTCGATCCAGCCAAGTTGCGAGGTTGACATGTCATTGTCCATTCTCATGCTACGACTCAAGGACTATAATGACCGATGGTGTAAGAAAGATGAGGCCTTCTGCTTTGTGGAGCCTCCAAAATCTTCATCTAATTCTGCTATTGGATCAGGAATTGGAGAAGGCATGTAGCAACTTCCTAGCACTGCCACTTGTGCCAGGGATATTATTAAGAGTCTTTCGGGTGCGAGCCAGCCACTTCCTGGCAGGGCCATTGTCTTTTGCTCCCAAAACGTTTCCAGCATTCAGGGGAACAATTTCTTGAAATTTGGAGAATGGAATAAAAACAGATTCCATTAATCTTCTTGTATTTGCATAGctacaaaagagaagaaaattgtaaagaaaaataaaattgataatAGGACATACACAAGAATGTAAATATCTGCTGGAGGTGAGGTGTGAAGCCAATCTTTGAGATTCAAGTGACCAGGTGGTGATTTTCCACCCACATTCCATGTCACTACAAAGATCCTGCTCCCCCAATGCAATagaaaaactattaaaaaaaaaaaacaaaaaaacaaaaaacaacttCATCAAATAAAGAAACTTTATATGAGCAAGAATATACCCGATCACAGTCCTTGATCAATCGTTCTGTGCATccaaaggaagggaaagagatatTAAAATCATtacaaggaaaaatataaacacatttcattatttgtttcctaattttctCGGTTTGGTCCAAGGCTACAACGTAGTGCAATACTGATTACTGAACCTGTTTTGCTTTTCTTGATCATGTATGCCTCCCTCCCTGAGAAGCTGCTCCTCGGTTCTTCATCACCCCCACCTGAAAAAGGAGAACCATGAAAACCATAAACGATGTGCTTGGTTACTGTTCATGCATCCATCCCTCGTTTGCAAACagaacaaacaacaaaaaaggaaaatttttgaattttgggaagaagagaaatagagaaccCATCAGGGAATAGGATTCCAACATATGGGACAACAGAGTCTCGATTGTTCTCCCAGTCTCCCTCGCTTTGATCGAAGAAGAAAATGGTTATTTTATCAAAAACCAAAAGCTAACAAGAAGAAATTGATGCACGGTATCCCTCTCACCTTCAGCAAACGGATGTGGAATGGAAAGGAGATGCGCCATGGATCActaaaggagagaagagaggaaaaggaaagtGAATATATTGAAAGGGAATAAGAGAAATTAAGGGAGAGAATATAAAAAGATATacgttaattttttttttcttagtataaaataaaaggaaaaaagatattGAGAATATAGAAAGGTTATGGTAGTAGATAATTATgaattgtggttttttttttattaaagttCTCCCGCACGTatagggaagagagggagagctATGGTAGTGGATAATTATAAATTatagagttttttttatttatttttttaattctcccccacgtttagggaagagagtgagagggagagggggataaTTATGGTAGtgtataattttgaatttttgggtttttttttttttttttttttttttttttttttttaattctgtcccaagggaagagagagagagggagggaaggGGGATATTAGGAACtgtggatttttattttattttattattatattttttttttttaaattctcgCCCACGTTTAGGTaaaagagagtgagagggagatAATTATGATAGTGGATAATTATATGAATAatggatatttttttaaaattctccCCCACGtttagggaagaaagagagaggggataattatgaattatgggttttttttttttttttttaaatctgacCTACGTGTAGCGaataaagagtgagagagagagggaaagggaGATAATTATGGTAGTGGATAATTATGAattatagaaattttttttttctaaattctcCCCCACGTTTATGGAAGGGAgtgagaaggagagggagagggagaggaagagggagataATTATGGTAGTGGATaattgtttggtttttttttttttttttttttttttaagaattttttagtCGTAATTTTAGTTGTAAATGGGGACATTTAGGTCAGGCTGAAAAGTTTGCCAAAAAATGGAAGTACATACTTTTATAGGATACATAGACTAATAATAATTACATGTGCAAATGTGTGGCATATGTTGAGAGTGAGAGGATTTGAAAGAGTGATAGAGTTTGagatagaaaaagggagagagagagagattgtaatAATGGTCTCTAGCTCAAAATAAATAACATAATAAATGTTATTCTCAATTCTTCTATCATTaatgcctttttcttttttctctttttccccctttttttggttaaaacaaAATTACTTTCTTGGAtaaaaaataagtcaaatatGTGAATGTGTATACATGTATATAAAAAATGTTATCGTGACTTTGGAGTACATAATACTTTAGTATGTATTGTTTGTTTGATGCAATGTTCTTGGAActgaagtttatttattttgattgttagACAAGCTCAAAGGAAAATGGTATCTTGAAAGGTCTATAGGGCATTATGAATGGCACTATAATGCGTTGAGATGAAAACCAAATAGTGTCAGGAAAATGAGTCATTCTtcaatattaaaaattaaagcaaaaaaattcgttttgtaattttttatttagtatAAAGTATATAAAATAACTTATAAAACTGAAATCACAAGAAAAATTACTACAATAATTCAAAACACAAATTGGTCGTTAGGCTACTTTACAGGAAAACCTTAAGCAACATCTCTATACCTTATTTTCCTTAAATTGTCACCGAAACAAGGGATAGCTAATTAGAGCATTCTAAGAAGCTGCTACAATGAACACAAATCTCAAAATAAGTAGTCATATAAGATAGCAAaatatggttgaatcaactaaataaatattcataaaaaatcattagaaaaaaaatcaagtaaccTTCAATGCCTTTATAGTTGATAAGATTATGAGGCCCTTaatgtagaaaaaaaaagaagaagtaataGTCTATCCTACGAAATTGAGAAATTCCATAGTATCTTCAACTTAAATATTGATAATGATAAGgaatttgagagaaatatttcatatttctaACATCTTTCACAGTGTCGACAAAGTTGCAGAGTAGTCCGACTTCCGATCATCGTTTCAAGAATGGGTTCGATCGCTGCTGCTCAATGCTAGAGTTGTGCCAACATTGTTGCTCTCACATATTCGAGATTGGATTCGATCGGAGACAAGTCGAGGGAGTGGGGGAGTGAAGCGAACTAAGAAGAGAACtatgaaagagagaaggagaattaGAAAAATCTCTATTTATCTGCAACAATGACAAAGGgatttgaaagaaataattcatattttttaccGATTTCAGATTTAGATACTCACTCAAGAGTAAATCATTGGAAACACTTTGGTAAACTGCATGATATCACTTACATTGCataagatgaaaagaaaaaaactctaTTGGTAATTGAAACCATCGACTCCTCCGAGCTCAATCAGCGATAAGGACCTACAAAAATtccaatattttttaaaatttttattctaTACATATGTAAACTAAGAAAATTGGAACTGTAGGAACAAAaagaagtccaagaacaaaggaactatgaattaaaaaaaaatatatatatatatatatatatatcaatgcaTAGATTTTGATTAAGACCATCCATAAATGCATTCAAAATATTGATACGGGTAAATAAAATCGATCATTTTGCCAATGTATCATATCCATTaacataaaaattaagaaacataaaaaagatTTATGAGGAGCATAATCCATACCAAGACTGTACTACTCGAAGGTCCCAATAATAGGGTAGGGAGCCTTGGAAGTCTTATCTAGTAGTTGTGACTCTCTAATTGCCATGGAATTGGGTCAAATTCTTTCTTCACCCATTATATCactgaagaaataaaaaataatcagaAATTAAGAACAATCTAATATTCAGACTTGATATCAGTtgataaaaacaaatttaacaCCACCGGTCCAATCCAAATAGTCCTTCACAAACCTGCACCACCaactcaccccccccccaaaaaaaagaaagcaataaTCTAGTTTACAACTTCCATGAACTGGTATTACCGAGAAATTTATAATTCCAATGTGTAAATATCTGCCTTGCATTTTTTATTCCTATAAATTCAAAAGTACAATCATAGGATGAAGAAACATAGGATATAGAAGAAATATACTCTTCTTCCATTGCATTAATTTCTGGAATCTTTGCAGGAGGAGGTATATCCATTCTAATGTCCTATAAAGAGCAAAAGTCCTTGTCAAATGTTGAATAATACTTGGCATTCAAAATATTAGAAGCTATAAGTATCGATGACTATAAGGATTTCCTTCAGCGGGGAACTGATTTGTAAACAAGATAAAACCAAACATTTACTCATATATTGTACAATTCCAATATATTTTCAGATAGAAcgttaagaaaataaataaataaataaaagaagttcTCAAATGCAAGCACCAATTATCCAAGACTAAAACCTGTCAGTGTAGTCTCTTCACAACTCTTGAGATGATTATATGGTGATCTGAGAAGCAAAATACAAACATTAAATCAACAAGTTGAACAGAACATAAGATACACATAGGATAGCAGGCCCGAAAAATATTACCCATCAAAAGAGAACAAATTATCCAAATTGCAGGCATCAAGCTCAAATGTTTATGAGAAAGTAACAACGTAAAATGGAGCATGAGTTGCATCCTCTGGTAGATTAACATCTCTTAA
This portion of the Macadamia integrifolia cultivar HAES 741 unplaced genomic scaffold, SCU_Mint_v3 scaffold_170A, whole genome shotgun sequence genome encodes:
- the LOC122071012 gene encoding type IV inositol polyphosphate 5-phosphatase 7-like — encoded protein: MAHLLSIPHPFAEGGGDEEPRSSFSGREAYMIKKSKTERLIKDCDRDLCSDMECGWKITTWSLESQRLASHLTSSRYLHSCVCPIINFIFLYNFLLFCSYANTRRLMESVFIPFSKFQEIVPLNAGNVLGAKDNGPARKWLARTRKTLNNIPGTSGSARKLLHAFSNS